TGGCAGGTGCGCCGCGAGGCCATCCGCATCGCCGACAACAGCCCGCTGGCGCAGGCGGACGTGCTGGTGTTCGTCGCCAGCGAAGGCGGCAGCACCTGGGGCTTCGCCCAGACGCTGCACGATGCGCTGGTCCGATGCGGGCATCGGGTGCACACCAGCGGGCTGGAGCACTTCCAGACCGCGGCCGCGACACGCCAGGTGCTCGTGCTGGCCGCCACCCATGGCGAAGGGCAGGCCCCGACGCACGCCCGCCCTGCCCTGGAGCACATCGCCCGCGAGACGCACGCGGTGCCCGTGGCCGTGCTGGGCTTCGGCGACCGGCAGTACCCCGCGTTCTGCGGTTTCGCCCGGGCCGTCGAGCAGACCCTGCGCGACAAGGGCTGGCCGATCCTGCTGCCGCTCGAATGCATCCACCAGCAATCGAGCCAGCAGTTCGCCCTCTGGGGCGAGGCATTGGCGCAGGCGCTGGGCGAGCCGCTGGTGCTGGACCACGTGCCGCGCCTGCCGCCCACCACCGCGCTCACGTTGATCTCGCGCCAGGACTACCCGGGCCAGTCCGACCGGCCGGCGGCCATCCTTCGTTTCCACTGGACGCGGCCGGGCTGGTGGGACCGCCTGCGCGGACGCGGCCTGGCGCACTTTGCCGCTGGCGACCTCGTCGGCATCGTGCCGCCGGGCTCCACCGTGCCGCGCTTCTACTCCCTGGCCTCGGGCAGCCAGGACGGATTCCTGGAGATCTGCGTGCGCCGCCTGCCCGGCGGCCTGTGCTCCACCCACCTCCATGGCCTGCAGCCGGGCGACACGGTCCAGGCCTTCATCCGGGCCAACCCCGGCTTCGCCTTGCACGGCGCAGCGCGGCCGGTGGTCCTTGTCGGCGCGGGCACGGGGGTGGCGCCACTGGCCGGTTTCATCCGCCGCAATGACAGGCGCACCCCCATGCACCTGTACTACGGTGGCCGCGACCCGGCGCTGGACTTCTATTTCGAGACCGACATCCAGCGCTGGCTCGGCGAGCAGCGCCTGGCCAGCGTGCGAACCGCCTTCTCGCGCGTGCCCGAAGGCGGCGGCTACGTGCAGGACGCCCTGCGCCGCGACGCCCCGGGCCTGCGCAAACTGCTGGCGGGCGGCGCGATCGTGCGCGTGTGCGGCAGTCGGCCGATGGCGCAGGGGGTGGCGCAAGCACTGGACGAGATCCTGGGGCCGCTGCAGTCCAGCGTGCAGCAGCTCAAGGCGAAGGGGCGCTATGCCGAAGACCTGTTCTGAAGGGCCGACCCTGCGCCTGCGCTTGCACGGACCGACCATGGGCACACGCTGGTCGGTCACCTGCGATGCCGCGCCCGAACTGGACCGCGAACGGCTGTGCGAAGCCCTGCGGGCCACCGTGGAGCAGGTGGATGCGCAGATGTCGCCCTGGAAGCCCGACAGCGACCTCATGCGACTGAACCGCGCCGACGTGGATGCCTGGCTCGACCTGCCGGCGCCCACGCTGCAGGTGCTGGCCTGCGCGCTGGAGATCAACCGCCTGAGCGCCGGCGCCTTCGATCCCGCGGTGGGCGATCTCGTGGAGGCCTGGGGTTTCGGACCGGTGCGCGATGCACCCGATGCTGCAGCGATCCGCGCCGCTCGCGACCAGGCCCGCAGCCCTGCGCACCAGCGACTCGAGCTGGACCTGGGCCTAGGCCGCGCACGCAAGCGCGCGCCGGTGCAGCTCGACCTGTGCGGCATTGCCAAGGGCTACGCCGTGGATCGCATGGTGGACGTGCTGCGGCGCCACGGCGTGGCGCACGCGCTGGCGGCACTCGACGGCGAACTGCGCGCCCTGGGCAGCCAGGCGGACGGCCGGCCCTGGCCGGTGGCGCTGGAGAGCCCCCAGGCCGGGCGTCGGGCGGTGCACGGCGTGATCGAGATGGAGGACCTGGCCGTGGCGACTTCGGGCGACTACCGCCGCTTCGTGCAGGTTGGCCAGGCGCGCGTGGCGCACACCATGGACGGCCGCCAGGCCGCGCCCGTGCACAACGGCGTGGCCTCGGTCACCGTGCTGGCCGCCACCTGCATGGATGCCGATGCCTGGGCCACGGCCCTGCTGGTGGCCGGGCCGGGCGAGGGGCTGGCCCTCGCCCGGCGCCGGGGCCTGGAAGCGCTCTGGCTGTTGCGCCGCGCAGGCGAACTGGTGGAGATCGGGCTGGGGCGCTTTGGTTCCGGGCCGCCGCCAGCGGCCACGCGAACGGAAATTGAACGGGCTTGAGCGCCGCCCGGGCGGCGCCTACGCGAACAGGCTTTTGTACTGCTCGCGCAGCAGGTTCTTCTGCACCTTGCCCATGGTGTTGCGCGGCAGCTCGCCCACCGCGAAGCAGCGCTTGGGGATCTTGAAGTTGGCCAGCTGCGCCTTGAGCGTGGCGACGATGGCGTCCGGGTCCAGTTGCGCGCCCGCCTTCGGGATCACCACCGCCACGCCTACCTCGCCGAAGTCCGGGTGCGGCACGCCCACAACCGCGCTCTCGGCCACGCCGGGCAGTTCGTTGATGAAGCCCTCGATCTCGGCCGGATAGACGTTGTAGCCGCCGCTGATGATCAGGTCCTTGCTGCGGCCGACGATGGTGACGTAGCCGCGCTCGTCGATGCGGCCGACGTCGCCGGTCCTGAACCAGCCGTCGGCGGTGAACTCCTCGGCGGTCTTCTCCGGCATGCGCCAGTAGCCGTCGAACACGTTGGGCCCGCGCACCTGGATGCCGCCGATCTCGCCGGTGGGCACGTCGCGCCCGTCGTCGCCGACCACGCGCAGGCCCACGCCCGGCAGCGGAAAGCCCACGGTGCCGCCGCGCCGCTCGCCGCCCTCGTAGGGGTTGGAAGTCAGCATGATGGTCTCGCTCATGCCGTAGCGCTCCAGGATGGTGTGGCCGGTGCGCTCGCGCCAGTCGTTGAAGGTCTCGATCAGCAGCGGCGCCGATCCCGAGATGAACAGGCGCATGTTGCGCGCAGCCTGGCGATCCAGCGCCGGCTCGGCCAGCATGCGCACGTACAGCGTCGGCACGCCCATGAACACGGTGGCGCGCGGCAGCGCGGCGATCACCTTCCTCGGGTCGAACCTGCCGAACCAGAGCATGCGGCTGCCATTGAGCAGCGCGCCGTGGATGGCGACGAACAGGCCGTGCACGTGGAAGATCGGCAGCGCGTGTACCAGCACGTCGCCGGGCACCCAGCCCCAGTAGTCCTTGAGCACTTGCGCGTTCGACAGCAGGTTGCCGTGCGTCAGCATGGCGCCCTTGCTGCGGCCGGTGGTGCCGCTGGTGTACAGGATGGCGGCCAGGTCGCCGGCGCGCTTGCGGGCGGGCTCGTGGCGGTCGCCGTGCTGGGCGGCGCGGTCCAGCAGGGTGCCGGTGCGGTCGTCGCCGAGCGTGAACACGTTGCGGGTGCCGGCCCTGAACGCGATCTTGCTGACCCAGCCGAAGTTCTCCGGCGTGCAGACCACCACGGCCGGCTCGGCGTTGCCGATGAAGTACTCGATCTCGGCGCTCTGGTAGGCGGTGTTGAGCGGCAGGAACACGTAGCCGGCGCGCAGCGTGGCCAGGTACAGCATCATGGCCTCGACCGACTTCTCCACCTGCACCGCGATGCGCGAGCCCTCGGGCAATTGCAGCGAGGCCAGCAGGTTGGCGATCATGGCCGTGCCGCGGTCCAGGTCGCGCCAGCTGTAGGCCAGTTCGTCGTCGGTCTCGACGGCGATGGTGTCCAGGTCTTTCGGGAAGGCCGCGCGCAGGGCGGCGAACAGGTTGTCGTTGCTCATTCAGAACTGAGGCTTGCGCTTGTCGAGGAAAGCCGCCACCCCTTCACGGTGCTCGGCCGCGGGAGCATAGCGGTAGGCCGCCGCGAGTTCGGCGGCGGCCGCGCCGGCGCGCTCGGGATCGTGCCTTTCGCGCAGGGCACGCAGGGTGCGCTTGTTCAGGCGCGCCGCCTGCGGCGCGAGCGAGGCGATGCGGGCGGCCAGCGCATTGCAGCGTGCCGGCAGGTCCGCGGGCGGCGCCAGGTGCTGCAGGAAGCCGCGCGCCTTCATCTCGGCGGCGTCGAGCACCGCCGCCTCCAGCAGCATCTGGCGCGCGGTGCCCTCGCCGGCCGCGCGGGCCACCAGTTCGGCTTCGCGCGGGGCCATCGGGAAACCGAGGCGGGCGATCGGCGCGCCGAAGCTGGCGTCGTCGGCGGCGATGCGGATGTCGCAGCAGCTGGCGATCTCCATGCCGGCGCCCATGCAGGCGCCGGCGATGCCCGCCAGCAGCGGCACGTCGCAGTCCAGCATGGCCTGCAGCGCGCCCCACACGTCCTGCTCGTGGAAGTCGCGCAGCGAGGCCTCGTCGAAGCGGAAATCGGCGTACTCGGAGATGTCGCCGCCGGCGCAGAACGCGCCGCCCTCGCCCTGCACCACTACGCACCGCACGGCAGGATCGTCCTGCAGGCGCAGGAAGGTCGCGCGCAGCTCGCGCCACATCGCGCGCGACATGGCGTTGAGCTTGCCCGGGTGCGACAGCCGCACCCGGGCAACCGGACCCTGCGACTCGAGCCAAACTTTTCCTGGCAAGGCGTCAACTCTCCATGGCGCTCACCGCCAGCGGCGGCGCGGCCCAGTCCAGTGCCACCGCGGAACCGGCTTTGCCGGGCCGCTGGTGGCGCCCCCTCGAAGGGGGAGCGCCGAAGGCGCTTCGGGGGTGGGCCAATTCAGTCTGCCTTCACGTTGGAGGCCTTCACCACCTGGGCCCAGCGCTTGACCTCGGCCTCCACGAAGCTGCCGAACTGCTGCTGCGAGAGGTTGGGGAACTCGGCGCCCTGATTGGCCCAGATGGCCTTGAGCTCGTCGGTCTGCATGGCCTTGCGGATCTCGTCGGCGATGCGCGTCTGCACGTCGGCCGGCGTGCCCTTGGGCGCCCAGATGCCGTACCAGGTGGTGACGGTGTAATCCGGCAGGCCCATCTCGGCCGCGCAGGGCACGTCGGGCAGCGCCGGGTTGCGCTGGTCGCCCGACACCATCAGCGCCTTGATGCGGCCGCCCTTGATGTGGGTGGCCGAGGAACCCAGGCCGTCGAACATCAGGTCGGCGTTGCCGGCGATCAGGTCCTGCAGCGCCGGGCCGGCGCCGCGGTAGGGGATGTGCGTGATGAAGGTCTTGGTCTGCAGCTTGAACAGCTCGCCGGCCAGGTGGTGCGAGGTGCCGTTGCCGGCCGAGGCGTAGTTGTAGCGGCCGGGGCTGCGCTTGACCATGTCCAGGAAGGTCTTGAAGTCGTTGGCCTCGATGCGCTTGGGATTGACCACGATCACCTGCGGCACGCGCGCCACCAGCGAGATCGGCACGAAGTCCTTGAGCAGGTCGTAGTCCAGCCGCGGGTAGATGGAGGGCGCGATCGTGTGGTGCACGGCGCCCATGAACAGGCCGTAGCCGTCCGGCGCCAGCTTGGCCGCGACGCTGGCGCCCACCGTGCCGCCGGCGCCGCCCTTGTTGTCGATCACCAGCTGGCGGCCGGTCTGCTTGGCGAACTGCGCCGCCAGCGGCCGCGCGAAGGCATCGGTGCCGCCGCCCGCCGGAAAGGGCACGACCAGGGTGACCGGCCGGCTGGGCCAGCCGCTGCCCTGGGCGAAGGCCATGGGGCTGAGGGCGGCAGCGGCGGCGGCGCGCAGCAGGTCGCGGCGCTGGAAGGGGAAGGACTGCATGGGACTGTCTCCGAAAGCCTTGTGGGACCTCAACCGTACAGGCGGCCGAGGGCGCCTGCCATCGGGATTTCTCCGCGCGCCGCCATCGCGATGGCGGTCACGGTCAGGCCGCGACGCCGGCGCGCGGCCGCCGCTGGGCCCACAGCCACAGGGCGATGCCGAAAGCAATCATCGGCACGCACAGCCACTGGCCCATGCTCAGGCCGGTCTGCTCCTGCAGCCACAGCAGGTAGGCATCGGGTTCGCGGAAGAACTCGGCGATGAAGCGAAAGATGCCGTAGCCGATCAGGAACATGGCCGAGACCTGGGCCTCGCGCCGCGGCTTGCGTGCATACAGCCACAGCAGCACGAACAGCAGCACGCCCTCGAGCAGGAACTGGTAGATCTGCGACGGGTGGCGCGGCGCCATCGAGCCGCTGTGCGGGAACACCATGCCCCAGGGTAGCGACGGGTCGGCGAAGCGGCCCCACAGCTCGCCGTTGATGAAGTTGCCGACGCGGCCGGCGGCCAGCCCCAGCGGCACGCACGGCGCCACGAAGTCCATCACCTGCCAGAACGGCTTGCCGCGCGTGCGGGCGAACCACCACTGCGAGGCGATCACGCCGAGCATGCCGCCGTGGAAGCTCATGCCGCCCTGCCAGATGAAGAAGATCTCGAGCGGGTGCGCCGCGTAGTAGGCCGGCTTGTAGAACAGGCAGTAGCCCAGCCGGCCGCCGGCGATCACGCCGACCACGCCGAGGAACAGTGCATCCTCCACGTCGCGCCGGCTCCACGCGCCGCGTCCTTGCACCGATGCGAACGGCTCGTGGCGCAGCCGCCGCATGGCCAGCAGCCAGAACAGCCCGAACGCGGCCAGGTAGGTCAGGCCGTACCAGTGGACGGCGAGCGGGCCGATCTTCAGCGCGACCGGATCGATCTGGGGGTACATCAGCATGCGGCGATTGTGGCGCAGCACGCGGACGGGGCCGGCAGGCCGGCCCCGTCGCCCTCAGGCCGGCTGGTTCAGCACGAAGGGCGCGGCGGCGAACAGCCGCACGCCGTGCTCCAGCGCATCCTCGTCGAAATCGAACAGCGGATGGTGGTGCGGGTGCTCGATGCGCTTGGCGGCGCTGCGCGCCCCGATCAGGGCGTAGGCGCCCGGCGTGCCCACCGTGAAAGCGCTGAAGTCCTCGCTGTTGGGCAGCGGCCTCATGGCGTGCAGCGGCACCTCCGGCAGGGCGAGCCGGGCCGCCTCGCGCAGCGCGCCGGCCACCGCCGGATCGTTCACCACCGGCCGGTAGCCGTGCACGTAGTCGAGCGCGATGGTTGCGCCGTGGGCCTCGGCGATGCCGCGGGCAATGCGCTCGATGCGGCCGGGCACGGCCTCGCGGACCCCGGGGTCGAAGCAGCG
The sequence above is a segment of the Ramlibacter tataouinensis genome. Coding sequences within it:
- a CDS encoding enoyl-CoA hydratase/isomerase family protein, which produces MPGKVWLESQGPVARVRLSHPGKLNAMSRAMWRELRATFLRLQDDPAVRCVVVQGEGGAFCAGGDISEYADFRFDEASLRDFHEQDVWGALQAMLDCDVPLLAGIAGACMGAGMEIASCCDIRIAADDASFGAPIARLGFPMAPREAELVARAAGEGTARQMLLEAAVLDAAEMKARGFLQHLAPPADLPARCNALAARIASLAPQAARLNKRTLRALRERHDPERAGAAAAELAAAYRYAPAAEHREGVAAFLDKRKPQF
- a CDS encoding FAD:protein FMN transferase; this encodes MPKTCSEGPTLRLRLHGPTMGTRWSVTCDAAPELDRERLCEALRATVEQVDAQMSPWKPDSDLMRLNRADVDAWLDLPAPTLQVLACALEINRLSAGAFDPAVGDLVEAWGFGPVRDAPDAAAIRAARDQARSPAHQRLELDLGLGRARKRAPVQLDLCGIAKGYAVDRMVDVLRRHGVAHALAALDGELRALGSQADGRPWPVALESPQAGRRAVHGVIEMEDLAVATSGDYRRFVQVGQARVAHTMDGRQAAPVHNGVASVTVLAATCMDADAWATALLVAGPGEGLALARRRGLEALWLLRRAGELVEIGLGRFGSGPPPAATRTEIERA
- a CDS encoding PepSY domain-containing protein — encoded protein: MGWKAIHRWLGLVAGSIAVLLGLTGALLAIDPVQQAWQAPADAPDLSTAALVQRVQGAMPGLEEIRRLPSGAVVAFGFDGEQAQAFYVDPRDGRALAAYRPSQLPRWVKNLHRSLLLGDAGRWGAAGTALAMALISISGLVLMLRRMGGWRQLAGRVRGSLAQRLHVLAGRVVLPVLCLTSFTGLYMSATTLGLVPLEAGPEPDVVSMATGRPGLPGPRLPLLQDVPVRNLLKLNVPAATDPEDVWTVTTRDGQGWIDRYSGQVLAWQDATPARRVHDWAVVLHTGESAWPWAVVLAVVGASVLLFWITGLLIWWQVRREAIRIADNSPLAQADVLVFVASEGGSTWGFAQTLHDALVRCGHRVHTSGLEHFQTAAATRQVLVLAATHGEGQAPTHARPALEHIARETHAVPVAVLGFGDRQYPAFCGFARAVEQTLRDKGWPILLPLECIHQQSSQQFALWGEALAQALGEPLVLDHVPRLPPTTALTLISRQDYPGQSDRPAAILRFHWTRPGWWDRLRGRGLAHFAAGDLVGIVPPGSTVPRFYSLASGSQDGFLEICVRRLPGGLCSTHLHGLQPGDTVQAFIRANPGFALHGAARPVVLVGAGTGVAPLAGFIRRNDRRTPMHLYYGGRDPALDFYFETDIQRWLGEQRLASVRTAFSRVPEGGGYVQDALRRDAPGLRKLLAGGAIVRVCGSRPMAQGVAQALDEILGPLQSSVQQLKAKGRYAEDLF
- a CDS encoding Bug family tripartite tricarboxylate transporter substrate binding protein produces the protein MQSFPFQRRDLLRAAAAAALSPMAFAQGSGWPSRPVTLVVPFPAGGGTDAFARPLAAQFAKQTGRQLVIDNKGGAGGTVGASVAAKLAPDGYGLFMGAVHHTIAPSIYPRLDYDLLKDFVPISLVARVPQVIVVNPKRIEANDFKTFLDMVKRSPGRYNYASAGNGTSHHLAGELFKLQTKTFITHIPYRGAGPALQDLIAGNADLMFDGLGSSATHIKGGRIKALMVSGDQRNPALPDVPCAAEMGLPDYTVTTWYGIWAPKGTPADVQTRIADEIRKAMQTDELKAIWANQGAEFPNLSQQQFGSFVEAEVKRWAQVVKASNVKAD
- a CDS encoding malonate--CoA ligase — encoded protein: MSNDNLFAALRAAFPKDLDTIAVETDDELAYSWRDLDRGTAMIANLLASLQLPEGSRIAVQVEKSVEAMMLYLATLRAGYVFLPLNTAYQSAEIEYFIGNAEPAVVVCTPENFGWVSKIAFRAGTRNVFTLGDDRTGTLLDRAAQHGDRHEPARKRAGDLAAILYTSGTTGRSKGAMLTHGNLLSNAQVLKDYWGWVPGDVLVHALPIFHVHGLFVAIHGALLNGSRMLWFGRFDPRKVIAALPRATVFMGVPTLYVRMLAEPALDRQAARNMRLFISGSAPLLIETFNDWRERTGHTILERYGMSETIMLTSNPYEGGERRGGTVGFPLPGVGLRVVGDDGRDVPTGEIGGIQVRGPNVFDGYWRMPEKTAEEFTADGWFRTGDVGRIDERGYVTIVGRSKDLIISGGYNVYPAEIEGFINELPGVAESAVVGVPHPDFGEVGVAVVIPKAGAQLDPDAIVATLKAQLANFKIPKRCFAVGELPRNTMGKVQKNLLREQYKSLFA
- the lgt gene encoding prolipoprotein diacylglyceryl transferase gives rise to the protein MLMYPQIDPVALKIGPLAVHWYGLTYLAAFGLFWLLAMRRLRHEPFASVQGRGAWSRRDVEDALFLGVVGVIAGGRLGYCLFYKPAYYAAHPLEIFFIWQGGMSFHGGMLGVIASQWWFARTRGKPFWQVMDFVAPCVPLGLAAGRVGNFINGELWGRFADPSLPWGMVFPHSGSMAPRHPSQIYQFLLEGVLLFVLLWLYARKPRREAQVSAMFLIGYGIFRFIAEFFREPDAYLLWLQEQTGLSMGQWLCVPMIAFGIALWLWAQRRPRAGVAA